In Fibrobacter sp. UWB2, the following are encoded in one genomic region:
- a CDS encoding PEGA domain-containing protein: MKKLFFFALMMAFLFTTAVADEEDPPPRGKAATINIITEPPNSDVFLGGEPLGKSPIKDMQVKSGRQTLVVIDQGFELVNKRVNIWPGKDERNNFDFSTKIPKGHIKVTTNPPRCLIFVDGEQADKTDGAELVVHNLDAGDHVVRAQCSNRKSAEALVKVVGEETAEVHLDATTGSKKKKR, translated from the coding sequence ATGAAAAAGCTTTTCTTTTTTGCCTTGATGATGGCATTCCTCTTCACGACCGCCGTCGCTGACGAAGAAGATCCACCTCCGCGTGGCAAGGCCGCAACCATCAATATCATCACCGAACCGCCTAACAGTGACGTGTTCCTCGGCGGTGAACCTCTCGGCAAGAGCCCGATTAAGGACATGCAGGTCAAGTCTGGCCGCCAGACGCTCGTCGTCATCGACCAGGGCTTTGAACTTGTGAACAAGCGCGTGAACATCTGGCCGGGCAAGGACGAACGCAACAACTTCGACTTCAGCACCAAGATTCCGAAGGGCCACATCAAGGTTACGACGAATCCGCCGCGCTGCCTCATCTTCGTCGATGGCGAACAGGCTGACAAGACCGACGGTGCAGAACTCGTTGTCCACAACCTCGATGCCGGTGACCACGTTGTGCGCGCCCAGTGCAGCAACCGCAAGAGCGCCGAAGCCCTCGTGAAGGTTGTCGGCGAAGAAACTGCTGAAGTTCATCTCGACGCAACAACCGGTTCCAAGAAGAAAAAGCGCTAA
- a CDS encoding penicillin-binding protein activator LpoB, which yields MSKLWIFALCVGFALFTGCASDGGKKVTRLDANTVTDLSGSWNDTDSRLVADEMINDCLGRPWYSQFSAQKGSVPTIVIGKVRNKSHEHIRVETFIKDIERALINSGKAEFVANSNERADLRDELADQQGNVTEETQKDAGMEIGADLMLTGTINSIIDQEGGEQVVYYQIDMELTDIQSHRKVWLGDKKIKKYMSKSSVKF from the coding sequence ATGTCAAAACTTTGGATTTTCGCCCTTTGCGTAGGCTTTGCTCTCTTTACCGGCTGCGCAAGCGACGGCGGCAAAAAAGTCACCCGTCTCGATGCAAATACCGTTACCGACCTTTCTGGCAGCTGGAACGACACCGACTCCCGACTCGTCGCTGACGAAATGATCAATGACTGCCTCGGCCGTCCGTGGTACAGCCAGTTCTCCGCACAGAAGGGCTCTGTGCCGACTATCGTGATTGGCAAGGTCCGCAACAAGAGCCACGAACACATCCGCGTCGAAACCTTCATCAAGGATATCGAACGCGCCCTCATCAACTCTGGCAAGGCTGAATTTGTGGCCAACTCCAACGAACGCGCTGACCTCCGCGACGAACTCGCCGACCAGCAGGGCAACGTGACCGAAGAAACCCAGAAGGACGCCGGCATGGAAATTGGCGCAGACCTCATGCTCACCGGTACCATCAACTCCATCATCGACCAGGAAGGTGGCGAACAGGTGGTCTACTACCAGATCGACATGGAACTCACCGACATCCAGAGCCACCGCAAGGTTTGGCTTGGCGATAAGAAGATTAAGAAGTACATGTCCAAGAGCAGCGTGAAGTTCTAG